The Loxodonta africana isolate mLoxAfr1 chromosome 1, mLoxAfr1.hap2, whole genome shotgun sequence genomic sequence AAAGCTGTTATCAACTCACTGAAGacaattttaatataaaaattacaaCTTGAATCCCATAATATAAAGTGATCTATAAAAGCTTTTAAATGGATTTAAAATAGAAAGCTCTACAACAGTTATCAAGTTTTCTTTTCATTACTATTCTCTGGTAAAAGCTTTCCTTTGATTAGCTTTCACGATGTCATCGGGAGATGCTGATTTGAAGTCAAATGGTGTTATTACTATAAGAGGgcttttttctttgtcctttatgTCCTGAACCTGTCTACTATAAAGAAAAGCCTTATAGAGATTAAGGGTGTGTCGCTTGCAGCTTTTTGGAGGATAACGAAGACACAATGTTGAAGCAAAAGCTGAAGGTCTAGCAGCAAGAGCCTTGgtccaagagagagagaaaggtagtTTCCTAGTCAGAGAGCCTTTACTGTTTTTCTTACTGTCCTTAGCAGAACTGGAGTTTTTCCCTAACTTTGAACTCATAACTTTAATTCCTGGTGTTGGTGCAGTTGATTGGTCCACTACAGATTTTGGAACAAAATCTGGGGTTTTTATAAGAACACTAAGATCAATATTTGAATCTATCCCAGAGGGCCTCATTTCAGATAAACTGAACTTAAAGCAATCATTCTTAATCTGAGATTTGTCTACATCAATGGTTTCAGCAATCAAATCAGACAGTGACAAATTATTGAGGTCTCTTGTAGGAGAAGCTTTACAAAATGCCAAAGATGACAGAGATCCTGTTAATTCTGATATTCCAGCTGAAGACTGATACCGATTTGAGAGCTGCGACAGGGGAAAGGATCCCAAACTTAGATCCGTGAAACTGGCAGATGACGGGTTACAAAGCTCAGGTGAAGTAAAGCATTGGTCTGCGTTGTTTTCTTTGTGCTCCTGACATAGCTCAGCTAGGGATGGGCTTTCATATTGAGAAAACTGCAcactgtctttttttaaaatggaattcGTAGTACTTTGTTCAACTAAAGGAACACTTCCAAATTCAGTCTTTTTACTAGCATTCAAATTATCAAGAGTCATATTTTCCAAAGAGCTAGTTAAATGTGAAGGATTATTTAAATTTCTTAAACTGTTTTGTACTGGAATGTTTTGGAAATCAGGTAGTGACTTATTTTGAACAAATAAAGATTTATTAGGTGTGTTCTTTATCATCAATAACTTTAAATCTGGTATTCCTTTGAACTCAGTATCACCTCTGGGGACACACTCAGATGCATGAGGTCCTAACAAGCCAGCATCTAGACTCTTTGGAAGCAGACCTTCCAGGCGGTCTGTGGCTGATAATCTGACTGATGGCTGACTTTCCCGAGATTCATGAAATGGATCTCTTGGCATATCATTAATTAGGTCAGCCAGTGACAGCTCTTCTGTTAACTTACATGATTCTAGTTTCTTTTCACTTTTAGGTCtgtcaagtttcttttttttatggagtaAACAGTGACTTGGTACAACTGGAGAGTTATGATATAATCCACATTTCGCTACTGGGCCAGAAAAATCACAGGGAGTACTACTAGAATCCAAATGGTTCACTGATGAAGGACAACAGCTTTGAACATTATCAGCTGAAACTTCAGAGGGAGAAAGTAAGACTCCTTACCTTACAATAGCCATTGATTTTCAGATGAATAGGTTGACATATTCAGGAGACAGTCACAGCAACCAAAAGGAAACATGAAATGAGGCATTTAATTACCAAATGCTTCTTTTGACATGAATAAAGTGATACTTGATCATTATTTAACATTATTTGAACACTCTCTAAAGGACAAAAAATTGTTACTTCCCTTTAACCATCTAAAGTACCTTCATACTATGTTCACCAATAAATCCAAATATAAGTGCTCAGTTAGTCAATGTTCTAATTTTCATAAATCTCACAATGTGAGGTTTTAACATGCTTAAATTATAGCCAGGGTTGTCTCATATTCAAAACTTCTaagaaatcaataaaaagaactGGGATcgtctttttctgtatttttaccaCATTAAAAACGAACAGGCAAACAAATAGCACCTTATAATTCCTACCACGATCTGGGATTTGCTTTTTAATACAGACTCGTTCCTGTACCTGGTCAGTTAATAATGCACAAAGAAACGACTTTCATTTCATGCTAACAGACTGTATGCAACCTTCTTGTGGCAAAAATCCAGCCCGAGTTACAAGAAACATCAACCCATTTACAGTTATTTATCTTTAACAGATCAGCATGCTCCTACTGACAGACGTCACACCAATTACTATAAAGGTAACTCAATATCCTTACATCCACTAAATTCCGCATCTAATCCCAAATTCCACAAATCTAAAACTAAAGAGCTGCATATGAAAAGCAAGAGTTATACAATTATGATATATTTAATGATATTTAAGTAAAGTTAAATTGTATTTATACGTGATATAAAAAGGAGCcccggtgatgcagtggttaaagtgctcggctgcaaaccaaaaggtcaggggttcaaatccaccagccactccacaggagaaagctgtagcagcctgcttccttaaagatctgctgccttggaaaccctataggggcagttctactctgtcctacagggtcactacgggttggaatcaacttgacagaagtgaggtaggttttggtgttataaACATAAAAGGATTTTTTGGCATCAATTGGCTGGCTATTAATTTCCTAGTCTTGTCTCactaagagattaaaaaaataataataatacaaactCTCTAAGCTACTAATAAGAAGCAAAAATTGCCTTGTCttatttttatctgattttatttCCTCTGTGTTCTGTtaaggaagagccctggtggtgcggtggttaagcattcggttgctatccgaaaggtcagtagttcataCCCATCAGCTGCTtcgcaggagaaagttgtggcaggcTACTTCTgtaaagttctactctgccctacaaattcactatgagttgaaatcagctcaacggcaacgggtttgagttttttgttttttttttttaatgttctgttAAGTGAGCCCTAACTGaaaggctgctaacagaaaggctgacagttcgaacccactgagtggctccaaggaagaaagacctggcaatttgcttccatacagattacagcctagaaaaccctatgggacagttttactctgtcatatggggttgctaggaggcagacttgactcaacagcacccaacaagaacGACATGTTCTGTTAGCTATGCAAACAAAAAAGTGAAATAACCTAAAAAACAGGCTATAATAAAAGACAGGGAACACAGGTCTCAGCTTAGAAATTCATAAACTAGAAAATCAATTGATAATAATTGAGAGTTAACTGTAACATATAAAATTTTCTGCTCATTTACCTTAATAGCTCAAGACAAAACAAACCTTTTTAAGCATTAACTCTAAAATAACTATAAAAGAGTAAGTAAAGGCATACCTTTTGCTATTTTCCCTGAAGACACTGCTCCCACATTCTTGACCTTCAAGttctgtattttatcttgttCCAGAACCTCTGCCAAAGCCTTCTGCACGTCAAACTTGTTTTTTAGAACTGCTTCAATCAATATTTCATCTGGTACAGCATCTCCAAGTACCTCTCTCATGCAATCGAGGGATGAATAAAGACAAGCTAAAACAGACAACAATAATTAAAAGCTATACTAAATGGTGCCATTTTACACTGTTACACGTTGAACAATGTATGCATTGGCAATACTCTTACTGGCAACAATCATCCTTGTTGTTGGTAACTGCCATcaggtcagcccctgactcaatagaacaaaacactgcctggtcctacaccatccccttGATTGATcaaaccgttgtgatccatatggttttcactgactgGTTTTCGGACAGAGATTGCCAGAcccttctttctagcctgtcatgaaagcctccactgacagacgggtggtggctgtgcagggATTGTATTGGCCAGTaatcaaacccgggtcttccacatggaaggtgagaagtctCTCATTGAACCATCACAGTCCCTGCACAATCACCCTTAATGATTCTTAAAAAATGGGGGAGGTGATCTAATATAAAAACGCCATAAGAATAAGGAAGTCCAGTAAATCAAAAAGAGTatgtacatttatttttaaaattaaaaaaattaaaacttgaaCTAAAACCTAGAGATTTTCATTTTTTGAATACTACTTCATTATAAAAGAGTAATCATTAATGATACTCATTAATGATGCAAATTCATGACAGCCAAGGTTTTGTATCTCCAGAACCTAGGGtccaatgaataaatgaatgattctGTTAATTTATCTTTATATGATACCTGACAATTTTCAAAACACTTCTATATACATTCCTTTTGTactcctcacaataactctaggAGCTAGAAATATCAGGTAAATTCTAATttataaagaagactgaaaatcaTTGCACCACTAAGTTGGCAGATTCCCTACTCTGTGAAACCATTTCACAGAATACAATTTATATTACATTTTATATTATTACATGTTGAACAAGGAACCTATTGGCAAtactcttcctttaaaaaaaaaaaaattctcttggtAGTTTTTTCCATGGTTccctttttaaattattaaaaataagttCCTCAAATATTTGGCTAATTCTGTTTTGCTTAGTCCAAGATTAAATTTAGGCTAATAAACTGTACCTGAAAAATAGTAACTATtggataaatggaaaccctggtggcacagtggttaagtgctacagctgctaaccaaaaggtcagcagttcaaatggacagttccactctgtcctactgggtcgctatgagtcataatcaactcaacaacaatgggttttattggataaataaattattgaacTGAACAGAAAACTTTACTATTAACTGGTATCAAGGCCTCTTCTAATTAATTACAGCAACTATTTCCTATATAAAAAGGCAGCATAGTGAGGGGATTAAGAGTAGAGGCTGGAGTCAGCCTATCTTGGCTCATACCCCAAAGCTACTTATTAGCTGATATAATCTTGAGCAAATTAATTCTGTGTCTCATTGCCCTccctgtaaaatgaggacaatacCTGTGCTACCACATAACactgttatgaagattaaatatcTTAATATCTGAACacacttagaacagtacctgaaAAGCACTCAGTACAGGTTAGCAACAATCATTACTGaaattcctgggtggcacaaacagttaagcacttgactactaaaggaaaggttggcggtttgaatccacccagagacacctcaggaagaaaggcctggtgatctacttccgaaagatcgcagccattgaaaacccgatgaagcatagttctgctctgacacactttgggtcaacatgagtcagaatcaactcaatggcaaatttttttgtTTACAATCATTATTACTGTCAACATGCAACTACTTACGTGTTTCAGCTGGGAACTTTTCTCCTCAAACATAACTCTGAATTTCATAACTTCTTAATCATTGTCCACTGAGGCACAGAAGATAAAGATACAACTTCTACTCTATTCCCACCCTCTCATCACAGTGTGGTCACTATAacactttctttaaaaattagatactgatgaagagtttATATAAAAGCTCTTCTACAAACTTTTCTCTAGTCTTAAAATGCATTTGCAGAGTtgataaagaaattttttttatttctgctgtaaCTGTTGGTCCCCTTTCTCCTTTCTAATTTTGTACATTTGTGCTTTCTCTCCATTTTTTTCAATGTGGCTGACAGCTGGTATAAATCCTGCTGGTTTATTCAAAGATCAACTCTCAAATTTATACA encodes the following:
- the HBS1L gene encoding HBS1-like protein isoform X2 — protein: MARHRNVRGYNYDEDFEDDDLYGQSVEDDYCISPSTAAQFIYSRRDKSSAVDTGEEYDYEDLKESSKSPSNHQLSGVDQACLYSSLDCMREVLGDAVPDEILIEAVLKNKFDVQKALAEVLEQDKIQNLKVKNVGAVSSGKIAKGVLLSPSEVSADNVQSCCPSSVNHLDSSSTPCDFSGPVAKCGLYHNSPVVPSHCLLHKKKKLDRPKSEKKLESCKLTEELSLADLINDMPRDPFHESRESQPSVRLSATDRLEGLLPKSLDAGLLGPHASECVPRGDTEFKGIPDLKLLMIKNTPNKSLFVQNKSLPDFQNIPVQNSLRNLNNPSHLTSSLENMTLDNLNASKKTEFGSVPLVEQSTTNSILKKDSVQFSQYESPSLAELCQEHKENNADQCFTSPELCNPSSASFTDLSLGSFPLSQLSNRYQSSAGISELTGSLSSLAFCKASPTRDLNNLSLSDLIAETIDVDKSQIKNDCFKFSLSEMRPSGIDSNIDLSVLIKTPDFVPKSVVDQSTAPTPGIKVMSSKLGKNSSSAKDSKKNSKGSLTRKLPFSLSWTKALAARPSAFASTLCLRYPPKSCKRHTLNLYKAFLYSRQVQDIKDKEKSPLIVITPFDFKSASPDDIVKANQRKAFTRE